In a single window of the Anaerocolumna cellulosilytica genome:
- a CDS encoding Ig-like domain-containing protein has translation MKKRVLKCMALLLAVVLMLPVIPAGLTLTASAAAAPSLSLKSKTLVGIGSTFTLNVKNLNTKKVKSAVWTSSNKKVATVESDRGYVTAEGKGTANIKVKITYTDKKVTTLTCKVTVKIPATAIEITNAQDTDANNNRHVIEVGEQYDFDSVKTPSNASDVITYTIDKPAYATVDKKGIVKGIKPGFVRLTATASLTKAGAATSVINDIINIEIVDKTARVKTVVLTDNTTLTVTFDRPVDASTVIGTDKKLLNNISITAKTNNKGVIANGLGNLTGVLSDDKKTLTITSSKIFNGLYSVHFSSNIKSTDNVALLDYYKEVEFYDTVPPTFKDWSVDDTGLKVTLTFSEPVDFTNLTISDVKLVSAGETALPLTISTLKTKTNYVKSEDSKSLTIDLTSIPSYDYNKTFAVVMAGLKDTAGNYPTGGLITAYVATDTRPKAQARLINIERTGVNTLTATFTRGIRNGGTVQLSNGEWINGIVDEKDNKKVNYTLSATAAQLSGTQKVSVGYWDAYNVSANDTSASIPQDRYVNFVTDKSIPVITKSEFTTDTTNGIETHILTLTYNKEVTLASQTGTFTSKLITINNDIYSNKLLGYTAVAQGKVVTVILDSNMFNEAGNYIITIPQGFVYDTYMNMNVESTVQSQKGGSASTALPAPRDVRQDPKDANTVYVVFANKLDEASAQNVNNYNILGAVVTKAELTDNTTTGATVKLTLLSNSVTVSTIYPIIITGVEGFHNSYTVMNRFDATIFLNENRGPVLTKTEYSYPNTITLTFDESLSGTPSFQAVQSGNSAVNVSASYIDGNKVVIVLSTQPTPRVTIQIIPTQSNNLTDAAGNKSTISTTGVTPNY, from the coding sequence ATGAAGAAACGCGTGCTAAAATGTATGGCACTGTTACTTGCCGTTGTTCTGATGCTTCCGGTTATACCAGCAGGTTTAACCTTGACAGCAAGTGCAGCAGCAGCCCCGTCCCTTTCCTTGAAATCCAAGACTTTGGTGGGAATTGGTTCTACTTTTACATTAAACGTAAAGAACCTGAACACGAAGAAAGTAAAATCCGCAGTTTGGACTTCCAGCAACAAAAAAGTTGCTACCGTAGAATCCGATAGAGGATATGTTACTGCAGAAGGAAAAGGAACAGCAAATATAAAAGTTAAGATTACATATACTGATAAAAAAGTCACAACTTTGACTTGTAAGGTAACGGTTAAAATTCCGGCAACTGCTATTGAAATAACCAATGCCCAGGATACCGATGCCAACAATAACAGGCATGTTATTGAAGTGGGAGAACAATATGATTTTGATAGTGTTAAAACACCCAGCAATGCCAGTGATGTAATAACTTATACCATTGATAAACCAGCGTATGCTACAGTGGATAAAAAGGGTATTGTAAAAGGTATAAAGCCTGGTTTTGTCAGGCTTACTGCTACCGCCTCCTTAACGAAAGCAGGAGCAGCTACTAGTGTTATCAATGACATCATTAATATAGAAATCGTGGATAAAACAGCGAGAGTAAAGACGGTTGTTTTAACAGATAACACCACCTTAACCGTTACCTTTGATCGTCCGGTTGACGCTTCAACTGTCATCGGTACAGATAAGAAACTCCTAAATAATATTAGTATTACTGCAAAAACCAATAATAAAGGTGTTATAGCCAATGGTCTTGGCAATCTGACCGGCGTATTGTCCGATGATAAAAAGACTTTGACTATTACTTCTTCTAAGATATTCAATGGACTTTACAGTGTACATTTTTCATCGAATATCAAATCAACAGATAATGTAGCTTTACTGGATTACTATAAAGAAGTTGAATTCTATGATACGGTACCACCTACCTTTAAAGACTGGTCAGTGGATGATACCGGCTTAAAGGTAACATTAACTTTCAGTGAACCGGTTGACTTTACAAACCTGACAATCAGTGATGTTAAGCTGGTATCAGCAGGAGAGACTGCATTACCACTTACCATTAGCACTTTAAAAACAAAGACAAACTATGTTAAATCAGAAGATAGTAAATCTTTAACCATTGATTTGACCTCGATACCATCTTACGATTATAATAAGACCTTTGCAGTTGTGATGGCAGGATTAAAAGATACAGCTGGAAACTATCCAACCGGAGGATTAATTACTGCTTATGTAGCAACAGATACAAGGCCAAAGGCTCAGGCAAGATTAATTAATATTGAACGTACGGGTGTAAATACCTTAACCGCAACCTTTACAAGAGGCATTAGAAATGGTGGTACGGTTCAATTAAGCAACGGTGAGTGGATTAACGGTATAGTAGATGAAAAAGACAATAAGAAAGTCAATTATACCTTATCTGCAACAGCAGCCCAATTAAGCGGTACGCAGAAAGTTTCAGTAGGATACTGGGATGCTTATAATGTATCTGCAAATGATACTTCAGCAAGTATACCTCAGGATCGCTATGTGAACTTTGTAACTGACAAGTCCATACCAGTAATTACAAAATCAGAGTTCACCACAGATACAACCAATGGTATTGAGACTCACATACTTACCTTGACATACAATAAAGAGGTAACGCTGGCTTCACAAACCGGAACCTTTACTTCTAAGCTTATAACAATCAATAACGACATCTATAGCAACAAGCTCCTTGGTTATACAGCAGTTGCTCAGGGTAAAGTTGTAACTGTTATACTTGACAGTAATATGTTCAATGAAGCAGGTAATTATATTATTACCATACCACAGGGATTTGTATATGATACCTATATGAACATGAATGTTGAAAGTACGGTACAGTCTCAAAAAGGCGGAAGTGCCTCCACCGCTCTTCCGGCACCTAGGGATGTACGACAAGATCCAAAGGATGCCAACACCGTATACGTAGTATTTGCCAATAAATTAGATGAAGCAAGTGCACAGAACGTTAATAATTATAACATTCTTGGAGCAGTGGTAACAAAAGCTGAATTAACAGATAATACTACCACCGGAGCAACCGTAAAATTAACTTTATTAAGTAATTCGGTAACGGTTTCAACGATCTATCCGATTATTATCACTGGTGTTGAAGGCTTCCACAACAGTTACACCGTAATGAATCGTTTTGATGCTACCATATTCTTAAACGAGAACAGAGGACCGGTCCTTACTAAGACAGAATATTCATATCCGAACACAATTACACTGACCTTTGATGAGAGTTTATCCGGTACTCCAAGCTTCCAGGCAGTACAGTCCGGAAACAGCGCAGTAAATGTATCTGCGTCTTATATTGATGGCAATAAGGTAGTGATTGTCCTTAGTACACAACCAACACCGAGAGTAACGATACAGATAATACCAACTCAGTCAAATAATTTGACAGATGCAGCAGGAAATAAGTCAACCATATCAACGACTGGGGTTACACCTAATTATTGA
- a CDS encoding VanZ family protein — MKPISKRVIMSVCRILFALYIILLAYFLFFSEHYGRTITSEEYRYNLVLFKEVKRFIEYRKILGMESFIVNIFGNILAFAPFGFVLPIISQSNRKLLNITLLSLEFSLTVELIQLIFRVGIFDVDDILMNTIGGFIGGLGFIICHRILKSLKKLK, encoded by the coding sequence TTGAAACCAATCAGTAAAAGAGTAATTATGTCAGTTTGCCGCATACTATTTGCTCTTTATATAATATTATTGGCATATTTTTTATTTTTTAGTGAGCACTACGGAAGAACCATAACTTCCGAGGAATATAGATATAACTTAGTCTTGTTTAAAGAAGTAAAACGTTTTATTGAGTACCGTAAAATATTAGGTATGGAAAGCTTTATCGTTAATATATTCGGAAATATATTGGCATTTGCCCCTTTTGGTTTTGTATTGCCAATTATTAGCCAGAGTAATCGAAAGTTATTGAATATAACCCTGTTAAGCCTTGAATTTAGTCTAACCGTTGAATTAATACAACTTATATTCCGAGTTGGCATCTTTGATGTAGATGATATTTTAATGAATACAATTGGAGGTTTTATTGGAGGACTTGGGTTTATCATCTGCCATAGAATACTAAAATCCCTTAAAAAACTAAAATAA
- a CDS encoding DUF6142 family protein, with the protein MLKHKKEIFKFSGRSHSVKGIVSVILGTASLLFFILLAVISSISHGNGGMAIGILGIILLVVSISGFILGIKACIEKEIYYTAPIIGMVMNGLLFLGLFLLYIVGIFM; encoded by the coding sequence ATGTTGAAACATAAAAAAGAAATATTCAAATTTTCCGGCAGAAGTCATTCAGTAAAAGGAATTGTATCTGTTATACTGGGAACTGCATCATTGCTTTTCTTCATACTGTTAGCTGTTATATCAAGTATATCCCATGGTAATGGAGGTATGGCCATAGGCATATTAGGCATTATCTTATTAGTTGTATCTATTTCTGGGTTTATACTGGGTATAAAGGCCTGTATAGAAAAGGAAATATATTATACAGCTCCTATTATCGGTATGGTTATGAATGGTCTTTTGTTTTTGGGGCTATTTTTGTTATATATAGTTGGAATCTTTATGTAG
- a CDS encoding aminopeptidase has translation MLSGEIKVRYTELFREENEAVKERFELSMERIGEIAKETVLKAPFEEYFKQVAAFILKINSLWEQVAEDKLKTLTLEELQKLNSELYEDITEENYKISYANPAYAAKQLGKKYGKLLSFLYTEIRGMIVYAYEARIFELTIYLELFIEIYNYFEEEDEYTYKDVKRVLYDFNSDYCPDLVEYRTRELVDAELSFVKDIIAEWDLTDLRYLYQFGEYIGENELEIARFLNSLSEEEVKAMAFTYTDGYKRGFEAARIDLNKKATVNIRYNLGFERMIKYAVEFFKQMGLEPVIYRAAVSSINKRQHLKIGYHSTGVNKQYDYDHRFDNGLYLDKAFNERKLSGLKAAYEKYKDKAYTYAGPALIEVFGEENFTPETKAEAVKLDKRQQKLSVAYNREASIITNEYIRGDETSFTIIAYPIPEIGDNFKEIFAETVKVNTLDNDTYKVIQQAIIDELDKGEYVKIIGSGKNRTDIKIMLYELTDPAKETSFENCTADVNIPVGEVFTSPKLTGTEGILHVTQVYLNELEYKDLCLTFKNGMIESYTCKNFDKEESNKQFVKENLLYNQETLPIGEFAIGTNTTAYVMSRKYQIGDKLPILIAEKTGPHFAVGDTCYKMSEELTLFNPDGKQIVAKDNEVSILRKTDIDKAYYNCHTDITIPYDELGEITVYKKDGSTTTIIKDGRFILPGTEKLNEAFQ, from the coding sequence ATGTTATCGGGTGAGATTAAAGTGAGATATACAGAACTTTTTAGAGAAGAAAATGAAGCTGTGAAAGAAAGATTTGAACTATCCATGGAACGTATCGGTGAAATAGCAAAAGAAACTGTCTTAAAAGCTCCGTTTGAAGAGTATTTTAAGCAGGTTGCAGCTTTTATTTTGAAAATAAATTCACTATGGGAACAGGTTGCAGAAGATAAGCTTAAAACCTTGACCTTAGAAGAATTGCAGAAGTTAAATAGTGAATTGTATGAAGATATTACAGAAGAAAATTATAAGATAAGTTATGCAAATCCTGCTTATGCAGCAAAGCAGCTTGGTAAAAAATATGGTAAACTTCTGAGCTTTTTATATACAGAAATCAGAGGGATGATTGTATATGCTTATGAAGCCAGAATATTTGAACTTACCATTTATCTTGAACTTTTTATTGAAATCTATAATTATTTCGAAGAAGAAGATGAATATACTTATAAAGATGTTAAGCGTGTTCTGTACGATTTTAACAGTGATTATTGTCCTGATTTAGTGGAATACCGAACCAGAGAGCTTGTAGATGCAGAGCTTTCCTTTGTAAAAGATATTATTGCAGAATGGGATTTAACGGATTTAAGATATCTGTATCAATTCGGTGAGTATATAGGTGAGAATGAACTTGAAATCGCCCGATTCTTAAACAGCTTATCAGAAGAAGAAGTAAAAGCCATGGCGTTTACGTATACAGACGGCTATAAGAGAGGATTTGAAGCAGCAAGAATTGATTTGAATAAGAAAGCCACTGTTAATATCCGTTATAATCTGGGCTTTGAACGTATGATTAAGTATGCTGTGGAGTTCTTCAAACAGATGGGTCTTGAACCGGTTATATACCGTGCTGCTGTTTCCAGTATTAATAAAAGACAGCATTTAAAGATAGGTTATCATTCCACAGGAGTGAACAAACAATACGATTATGACCATAGATTTGATAACGGACTTTATTTAGACAAAGCCTTTAATGAGCGTAAACTCTCAGGACTTAAGGCAGCCTATGAAAAATATAAGGATAAAGCCTATACCTATGCAGGACCGGCATTAATTGAGGTATTTGGAGAAGAGAATTTCACACCGGAAACCAAAGCAGAGGCTGTAAAGCTTGACAAACGCCAACAAAAGCTGTCAGTAGCTTATAATCGGGAAGCAAGCATAATTACCAATGAATATATCAGAGGGGACGAAACAAGCTTTACTATTATAGCATATCCAATACCTGAAATCGGTGATAATTTTAAAGAAATCTTTGCAGAAACCGTGAAAGTCAATACGTTAGATAATGATACTTATAAGGTGATTCAGCAGGCAATTATTGATGAACTGGATAAGGGTGAATACGTTAAAATTATTGGCAGCGGAAAAAATCGTACGGATATAAAGATTATGCTTTATGAATTAACTGACCCGGCTAAAGAGACAAGTTTTGAAAATTGTACTGCAGATGTAAATATACCGGTAGGTGAAGTGTTTACATCACCAAAACTGACAGGAACAGAAGGAATTCTACATGTTACCCAGGTATATTTGAATGAATTGGAATACAAGGACTTATGTCTTACTTTTAAGAATGGTATGATAGAAAGTTATACCTGTAAGAACTTTGATAAGGAAGAGAGTAACAAACAGTTTGTTAAGGAGAATCTGCTGTATAATCAGGAAACTCTGCCCATCGGTGAATTTGCTATTGGTACAAATACGACAGCGTATGTTATGTCAAGAAAATACCAGATAGGGGATAAACTTCCTATTCTAATTGCAGAAAAAACAGGCCCTCATTTTGCAGTAGGAGATACCTGCTATAAAATGAGTGAAGAACTGACATTGTTTAATCCTGACGGTAAGCAGATTGTTGCTAAGGACAATGAAGTATCCATTCTACGAAAAACAGATATAGACAAAGCCTATTATAACTGTCATACAGACATAACCATTCCTTATGATGAATTAGGTGAAATTACTGTATATAAAAAGGATGGAAGTACCACTACTATTATAAAAGATGGAAGATTTATACTGCCTGGTACTGAAAAGTTAAATGAAGCTTTTCAATAA
- the purE gene encoding 5-(carboxyamino)imidazole ribonucleotide mutase, with the protein MAAKVGIVMGSDSDLPIMSKAAEVLDILKVEYDITVISAHRMPDVFFDYAKSAEEKGYKVIIAGAGGAAHLPGMSAAIFPMPVIGVPIMTKSLGGVDSLYSIVQMPGGIPVATVAINGALNAGLLAAKILATSDSELLDRIKAYAEGLKDNVMAKAEKLDKLGYEAYLKEM; encoded by the coding sequence ATGGCAGCAAAAGTAGGTATAGTTATGGGAAGTGATTCAGATCTTCCAATCATGAGTAAGGCAGCGGAAGTACTGGATATTTTAAAGGTAGAGTATGATATTACTGTAATATCAGCCCACAGAATGCCGGATGTATTCTTTGATTACGCAAAGTCTGCGGAGGAAAAAGGATATAAGGTAATAATTGCAGGAGCAGGTGGTGCTGCTCATTTACCAGGTATGTCAGCCGCAATATTCCCTATGCCTGTTATCGGAGTACCAATAATGACTAAGTCCCTTGGAGGGGTTGATTCCCTTTATTCCATCGTACAGATGCCCGGCGGTATTCCAGTTGCTACGGTGGCAATTAATGGTGCATTAAATGCAGGGCTGTTAGCTGCAAAAATACTTGCAACATCAGACAGTGAATTATTAGACCGCATTAAAGCTTATGCCGAAGGCTTGAAAGACAATGTAATGGCGAAGGCTGAAAAGTTGGACAAGCTTGGATATGAAGCTTATTTAAAAGAGATGTAG
- a CDS encoding DUF512 domain-containing protein: protein MSKKYEGHLIKTVMPDSIGEEMGIEPGDYLLAVNDEKIDDVFDYQYLIKEEYIEILIKKSNGEEWILEIDKEMDEDLGIDFDNGLMSDYRSCHNKCMFCFIDQMPEGMRETLYFKDDDSRLSFLQGNYITLTNMSDKDINRIIRFNLAPINISVQTTNPDLRCKMLNNRFAGQALQSLDKLYENHIEMNGQIVLCKNVNDGPELERSINDLSKYLPFMRSVSIVPAGITKYRKGLYPLELFNKQEAAGIIDLVEHYQKKFYEDFGLHFIHASDEFYITAEREFPEEERYDGYIQLENGVGMMRLFNNEFQETLSHMTGSGEYKALQSSVQRDITIATGKLAYKTIVSFSEAIMSAFPNVKIRVVCIRNDFFGETITVAGLITGQDLIKQLKELKDNGVDLGDSLLIPSTMLRMGEMVFLDDTTADDVESALNVKVVPIESGGQEFLHSILNIDYKMNRNNENFVYIKAYEE from the coding sequence ATGAGTAAGAAATACGAAGGGCATCTTATAAAAACGGTAATGCCTGACTCAATCGGTGAAGAAATGGGTATAGAACCCGGTGATTATCTTCTTGCCGTAAATGATGAAAAAATAGATGATGTATTTGATTATCAATATCTCATCAAAGAAGAATACATCGAAATTCTTATTAAAAAAAGTAACGGTGAAGAATGGATTCTTGAAATAGACAAAGAGATGGATGAAGATTTAGGAATTGATTTTGACAATGGGCTTATGAGTGATTATCGTTCCTGTCATAATAAATGTATGTTTTGTTTCATTGACCAGATGCCGGAAGGGATGCGTGAAACACTATATTTTAAGGATGATGACTCTAGGCTATCCTTTCTTCAAGGTAACTACATTACTTTGACTAATATGTCTGACAAGGATATCAACAGGATAATCCGTTTTAATCTTGCACCAATTAATATATCTGTTCAGACTACCAATCCCGACCTGCGCTGCAAAATGTTAAATAACCGTTTTGCAGGACAAGCTTTACAAAGTCTTGATAAACTATATGAGAACCATATTGAAATGAATGGTCAAATTGTTTTATGTAAAAACGTTAATGATGGCCCCGAACTTGAAAGGTCTATTAATGACCTTTCTAAATACCTCCCCTTTATGAGAAGTGTTTCTATCGTTCCAGCAGGCATTACAAAATACCGCAAGGGCTTATATCCACTTGAGTTATTTAATAAGCAGGAAGCCGCAGGTATCATTGATTTAGTTGAGCATTATCAAAAAAAATTTTATGAAGATTTCGGACTTCATTTCATTCATGCAAGTGATGAGTTTTATATTACGGCTGAACGTGAATTTCCTGAAGAGGAACGTTATGACGGTTACATCCAATTGGAAAACGGTGTGGGTATGATGAGGCTTTTTAACAACGAATTCCAGGAAACACTAAGTCACATGACAGGTTCGGGTGAATACAAGGCTTTACAATCATCTGTTCAGAGAGATATTACAATTGCTACAGGTAAGCTTGCATATAAAACTATTGTGTCTTTTTCTGAAGCGATTATGAGTGCATTCCCAAATGTAAAGATACGAGTCGTGTGTATAAGGAATGATTTCTTTGGTGAAACCATAACCGTAGCAGGGTTGATTACAGGTCAGGATTTGATTAAGCAGCTAAAAGAGCTAAAGGATAATGGTGTAGATTTAGGAGACAGCCTTCTTATTCCATCCACTATGTTAAGAATGGGTGAAATGGTATTTCTAGATGATACCACTGCGGATGATGTGGAGAGCGCACTTAATGTTAAAGTCGTACCAATAGAATCTGGTGGTCAAGAATTTCTTCATTCCATATTAAACATAGATTACAAAATGAATAGGAATAATGAAAATTTTGTATACATCAAAGCTTATGAAGAATAG
- the purM gene encoding phosphoribosylformylglycinamidine cyclo-ligase: MDYKKAGVDIEAGYKAVELMKEHIKGTMRSEVLSGIGGFSGAFSLESFKHMEKPTLVSGTDGVGTKLKLAFIMDKHDTIGIDCVAMCVNDIACAGGEPLFFLDYIACGKNEPEKIATIVSGVAEGCKMAGAALIGGETAEMPGFYPEEEYDLAGFAVGIVDQKHLIDGSSLKAGDVIIGIASSGIHSNGYSLVRKVFKMNTSFLGTYYEALGASLGETLLTPTKIYVNALKALKNGNISVKACSHITGGGFYENIPRMLGEGMHAVIQKNSYVIPPIFNMLATDGSIEEKVMYNTYNMGIGMMVAVDKEQVDTALNLLLSAGETAYVIGEIKAGEKGVTLC, encoded by the coding sequence ATGGATTACAAAAAGGCTGGGGTGGACATAGAAGCCGGATACAAAGCAGTGGAGTTGATGAAGGAACATATTAAAGGTACAATGCGAAGCGAGGTATTATCAGGAATCGGAGGATTTTCTGGTGCTTTTTCCTTAGAAAGCTTTAAACATATGGAAAAGCCTACCTTGGTATCTGGTACTGACGGCGTTGGAACCAAATTAAAACTGGCTTTTATTATGGACAAACATGATACCATTGGTATTGATTGTGTTGCCATGTGTGTTAATGATATTGCCTGTGCCGGCGGTGAGCCTTTATTCTTTTTAGATTATATAGCCTGTGGTAAAAATGAGCCAGAGAAGATAGCAACCATAGTCAGTGGTGTAGCAGAAGGCTGTAAAATGGCAGGTGCAGCACTAATCGGTGGAGAAACAGCAGAAATGCCTGGTTTTTATCCCGAAGAGGAATATGATTTGGCAGGTTTTGCGGTGGGTATTGTTGACCAGAAGCACTTGATAGATGGCAGCAGTTTAAAAGCAGGAGATGTGATTATAGGTATTGCCTCCTCTGGTATTCACAGTAACGGCTATTCATTGGTAAGGAAGGTATTTAAGATGAATACCAGCTTTTTAGGAACTTATTATGAAGCTTTAGGTGCATCGCTTGGAGAAACGTTATTAACCCCAACAAAAATATATGTAAATGCACTAAAAGCACTTAAGAATGGAAATATTTCTGTAAAAGCCTGCTCTCATATCACAGGCGGCGGCTTCTATGAAAATATACCCCGGATGTTAGGAGAAGGGATGCATGCTGTGATTCAAAAAAACAGTTATGTAATACCTCCGATTTTTAATATGCTGGCTACAGATGGCTCCATTGAAGAAAAGGTTATGTATAATACCTATAATATGGGAATCGGAATGATGGTTGCAGTAGATAAAGAGCAGGTTGACACAGCTCTAAATCTCCTTTTGTCAGCAGGAGAAACCGCATACGTTATAGGAGAAATCAAAGCAGGTGAAAAAGGAGTAACCCTATGCTAA
- the purN gene encoding phosphoribosylglycinamide formyltransferase — MLKLGVLVSGGGTNFQAILDRLSDGAITNTEVAVVISSKKDVYAIERAKKHKIPSVVLTPKDFKDRSEFHQTLLSTVNEYQVDLIVLAGYLVILPEILIKEYRNRIINIHPSLIPAFCGAGFYGLKVHEAVLKRGVKLTGATVHFVDEGTDTGPILLQKAVEVKAGDTPELLQQRVMEEAEWSLLPKAIDLIANGKVRVENNRSIIEE, encoded by the coding sequence ATGCTAAAGCTGGGTGTTTTAGTGTCCGGAGGAGGAACTAACTTTCAGGCTATCCTTGATAGGCTTTCAGACGGTGCAATTACAAATACAGAGGTTGCTGTGGTAATCAGCAGTAAAAAAGATGTCTATGCAATCGAACGTGCAAAGAAACACAAGATTCCATCCGTGGTGCTTACCCCTAAGGATTTTAAGGATAGAAGTGAGTTTCACCAGACACTTTTAAGTACAGTAAATGAATACCAAGTAGACTTAATTGTACTTGCAGGTTATCTGGTAATTCTTCCGGAAATTCTTATAAAAGAATACCGGAATCGGATTATTAATATTCACCCCTCCTTAATTCCTGCTTTTTGCGGAGCCGGCTTTTATGGACTGAAAGTTCATGAAGCTGTACTAAAAAGAGGAGTAAAGCTAACTGGTGCCACGGTACATTTTGTAGACGAAGGTACGGATACCGGACCCATACTTTTGCAAAAGGCAGTAGAAGTGAAAGCCGGTGATACACCGGAATTATTGCAGCAGAGGGTAATGGAAGAGGCGGAATGGAGCCTTTTACCAAAGGCCATAGATTTGATTGCAAATGGTAAGGTTAGAGTTGAAAATAATCGTAGTATCATAGAAGAATAA
- the purD gene encoding phosphoribosylamine--glycine ligase: MRVLIIGGGGREHAIAAKVAQSSRVKEIFCAPGNAGINKYANCVDIGVMEFQKLAEFAEKKQIDLTIVGPDDPLVAGIVDIFEAKNLKVFGPRKKAAILEGSKAFSKDIMKKYNIPTAAYETFDSPEEAVAYLSECAYPIVLKADGLALGKGVLICNTYEEAKAGVRTIMLDKQFGSAGDKLVIEEFMRGREVSVLAFCDGTDIAVMTSAQDHKRAKDGDQGLNTGGMGTFSPSPFYTEEVHAFCLEQLYKPTMKAMQAEGRDFTGILFFGLMLTEKGPKVLEYNARFGDPETQVVLPRMKNDIIDVMEACIEGRLKEITLEFEDNAAVCVILASAGYPEHYEKGYLINGLDRIKTEDGCYAFHAGTKQTEEGIVTNGGRVLGITATGSNLKEARKKAYEAVSLIDYKNKYMRNDIGKAIDEA; this comes from the coding sequence ATGAGAGTCTTAATCATAGGAGGCGGCGGAAGAGAACATGCTATAGCCGCTAAAGTGGCACAAAGCAGCAGAGTTAAGGAAATCTTTTGTGCACCTGGCAATGCCGGAATTAATAAATATGCAAATTGTGTAGATATCGGGGTAATGGAATTTCAAAAACTGGCTGAATTTGCAGAAAAGAAGCAGATTGACTTGACCATCGTAGGACCGGATGACCCATTGGTGGCAGGTATTGTTGATATATTTGAAGCTAAGAATCTCAAAGTATTTGGACCCAGGAAAAAGGCAGCGATATTAGAAGGTTCCAAAGCTTTTTCAAAAGATATTATGAAAAAATATAATATACCTACGGCTGCCTATGAAACCTTTGACTCACCGGAGGAAGCTGTCGCATATCTTTCTGAATGTGCCTATCCTATTGTTTTAAAAGCAGATGGATTGGCTCTTGGAAAAGGTGTACTTATATGTAATACCTATGAAGAAGCAAAAGCTGGAGTAAGAACTATAATGTTAGACAAACAGTTTGGTTCTGCCGGAGATAAGTTAGTAATTGAGGAATTTATGAGAGGGCGTGAAGTATCCGTATTAGCGTTTTGTGATGGCACGGACATAGCTGTGATGACCAGTGCCCAGGACCATAAGCGTGCGAAGGATGGAGATCAGGGATTAAATACAGGTGGTATGGGAACCTTTTCGCCCAGTCCTTTTTATACAGAAGAAGTACATGCATTTTGTTTGGAGCAGCTATACAAACCAACTATGAAAGCAATGCAGGCAGAAGGAAGAGACTTTACCGGAATATTATTTTTTGGATTAATGTTAACCGAAAAAGGCCCCAAGGTTTTAGAATATAATGCGAGATTTGGAGATCCGGAAACACAGGTAGTACTTCCACGAATGAAAAACGATATTATCGATGTAATGGAAGCTTGTATAGAGGGAAGACTAAAAGAGATAACCCTGGAATTTGAAGATAATGCGGCTGTGTGTGTTATTTTGGCATCAGCAGGTTATCCGGAACATTATGAAAAAGGTTATCTTATTAATGGGTTGGATAGGATAAAGACGGAAGATGGCTGCTACGCCTTCCATGCGGGCACGAAGCAGACAGAGGAAGGAATCGTAACGAATGGAGGCAGAGTTCTTGGAATTACTGCAACCGGCAGTAACCTAAAGGAAGCCAGAAAGAAAGCCTATGAAGCTGTTTCGTTAATAGATTATAAGAATAAATACATGAGAAATGATATCGGCAAAGCGATAGATGAAGCTTAG